From the Psychrobacter sp. P11F6 genome, the window GGTAGCATCAACGCCATGGCACTACAATAAGGAGAAATAGGATGGCTAGTATCAGAAGGCGCAAAGGGAGCAATATGCTATTTGTCGATTTTTATTATATGGGTATACGCTGTCGGGAGACGACAAACCTTACAGACACGCCGGCGAATTGCAAGAAGCTTGATAAGGTGATTGAGAAAATGGAAGCAGAAATCATTCTAGGACTGTTCAACTACGCTAAGTACTTTCCAAAAAGTGATAAAGCGGCAGAAATGGTAGCGTTGAACGATCGCAAGGAATGTATCAACACTAATACACCTTCCTTTGAGCAGTTTGCAAAATTATGGTTTTCTGAAAAAGAAATTGAATGGCGTGATACTTATAAGCGCAAAATAAAGGAGATTATTGATATGTACTTGATTGCTAAGTTTGGGACTAAACCCATTCATCTTATAAAAAAGACAGATGTATTAGCCTTCCGTTCATCGCTCGCCAAAGTAACGTACGGAAAAGCTAACAAACATCTGTCAGCGGCACGCATCAATTCGATAATGGTACCTTTAGGTATGATACTAAAAGAAGCAGCTAAACGCTATCAATTTGATAATCCCTACTACGATATCAATGCGCTCAAAGAGCCTAAAACAGATATTCAACCATTCACACTGAATGAGGTTTGGACGTTTATCAATGGTGTGAGAGCAGACTATCGCAATTATTATCTGGTACGTTTTTTCACAGGGATGCGTACGAGTGAGATTGATGGGTTGACGTGGGAGAACATTGACTTTAATCGACGTGAAATTGTGATCAAACAAGCTTATGTTAAAGGCAAAATTGTTCCTCCTAAAACTCAAGAGTCTTACCGTGCGATTCAAATGTCACCTTGGGTCTACGATGCTCTAAAAGAACAGCAAACTATTACTTATGGACGCTCTGATTATGTATTTTGTGCACATACCGGTGAGCCACTTGACTATAACAACGTGAATAAGCGTGTTTGGCACCCTACTCTTAAGATTCTGGGTCTGAAGAAGCGTAATGCTTATCAGACTCGTCATACTGCAGCAACACTATGGTTAGCTGCTGGCGAAAGTCCTGAATGGATTGCCAGTCAAATGGGACACTCTACGACCAAGATGCTATTCAATACTTATAGCCGCTATGTGCCAAATATGACCCGCCAAGATGGCAGTGCATTTGAGGCTCTGGTCAATCGCAGTCAGATTGCTCAAGTATCTACCGACAAGGAGACGTCACAATGAAATCCATTAATTACGATAAATTGTATGCGGCATTTAAACCTAGCGGCTATGTCAGTAAGGATGCCAATACTATCGCCAACATATTGATTTATGATCTATGTATTCAGCCTGGTTCTAATCTAGCACGCTTTTTAGAAGTAAAAACGTACTTTGATAATCATATGGCGATGCGTGTGTGGGTACAGAAACGCTTGGACGTGAATATTGGGTATGTGGTTAATGATATGTGTCAGCAGCTTCAGGGTGAGCTTTATGAGCTATTACCGCAGCCTGGCTATGCGTACTGAGGAGAATACTATGAGTGTTAAGCTTCAGCCTAGCATGACGCAGAATACACGAGATTTAAATATCTGTGGCGATTACTGGGCATACAACAATCAAGGTAATTATATTGCACACGTAATATCAGTTTGTCAGAAGTACGACATCAGTTCTCATATCTTGTTTCAAACAATAGGTGAGTGTTTTGCTTATTTAGATGATGTGCGATGCGAGTACTGTGGTTACGTTTGTCCTCTAGAAACACCTGCAGACATTCCTTTTATGCGCTCAAAAGAGCGTTGGTGTTGTGAGGTGTGTGAGCATGCCTTATGGCGTGACAACTAAAGCACTTAACAAGATAAAGTGTTTTACTAATCACCAGATAATTTAGGTTGTCTGGTTTTTTATTGATCTTTGAATTATGACGACATTCAATGTCGCAGAGAAAACGCTATCCATTGTTTTGCAAACATAATTCCAGTAAAGTAAACCTTATCTTAAATATGGTTTTATATTACTGGAATTATTATGGCCAAATCAACCAACCCCTATACTAACAACAGCTTTGATTCATCCGACCTAAAAACCATTCTACATTCCAAACGTGCAAATATTTACTACTTATCACACTGCCGTGTCATGCAAAAAGACGGTCGCATCCTCTATCTCACTGAAGAAGACAAGGCCAATCTGTTCTATAACATTCCTATTGCTAATACCACATCCTTACTACTCGGTACAGGGACTTCGATCACTCAAGCGGCAATGCGGTTATTGTCACAGGCTGGGGTGTTAGTTGGCTTCTGTGGCGGTGGCGGATCACCACTATTTATGGGCGCAGAGCGTGAAATCTTCATTGAATGGATGACCCCGCAAAGTGAATACCGCCCAACGGAATATATTCAAGGTTGGATGAGTTGGTGGTGGGATGATGATAAACGCTTAGCGGCAGCCAAACTGTTACAACATGCTCGCCTTGCCTATCTACAAACCATTTGGAGCAAAGATAGTGAACTGAAACGCCATGGCTTTGATAGCAGCCGTGATGAGATTAGAGACTTAATCGAAAACAATGTCCGTCAGATAAACCAGCAAATGGAGGTCATGCATTTATTGCAGCTTGAAGCAAGGTTAACCAAAAACCTCTATAAACTAGCTGCCAAGAATACCGGCTATGACGGCTTTACCCGTGAGCATGAAGGTATCGATAAGGCCAATGGCTTCTTGAATCACGGCAATTATCTCGCATACGGACTTGGCGCAACGACGGCATGGACGCTCGGCATTCCGCATGGCTTTGCAGTAATGCATGGCAAGACTCGGCGCGGGGCATTGGTATTTGATATCGCTGATATTATTAAAGATGCACTGGTGCTACCTCTTGCCTTTATCTGTGCAAGCGAGAACCTAAGCGAGCAAGAGTTTCGGCAAGAGTGCCTGAATATGTTCACTAAACACAAAGCACTCGACTATCAGTTTGAAGTGGTTAAGCAGATTGCTATGACTAAAGACTGGAGCGTGTAGATGATTGTCACCTTTGTTTCGCAATGTGAAAAAAAGTCGCTCAGTCGCACGCGGCGTATTCTAGACGCGTTCGCCAATCGTATCGGGGATAATGTTTGGCAAACGGCAATTACCGAAGATGGTCTTACGACTGTCAAGAAACTGCTGCGCAAATCAGCGACCAAGTCAACGGCAGTAAGCTGTCATCGTAATAAGACGCGCCAGCTGACGGAGCTGGTATGGGTTGTGGGTAATAAGCGTAAGTTTAATGAGATTGGCGTGGTGCCAGTTAATCGAACCAAACGAAACATTCTACATAGCGAATGGGAAAATGACTGGAGTTACGCCAGTAGTATTCAAATTATCGCTACGATTGCTGCGC encodes:
- a CDS encoding Arm DNA-binding domain-containing protein, which gives rise to MASIRRRKGSNMLFVDFYYMGIRCRETTNLTDTPANCKKLDKVIEKMEAEIILGLFNYAKYFPKSDKAAEMVALNDRKECINTNTPSFEQFAKLWFSEKEIEWRDTYKRKIKEIIDMYLIAKFGTKPIHLIKKTDVLAFRSSLAKVTYGKANKHLSAARINSIMVPLGMILKEAAKRYQFDNPYYDINALKEPKTDIQPFTLNEVWTFINGVRADYRNYYLVRFFTGMRTSEIDGLTWENIDFNRREIVIKQAYVKGKIVPPKTQESYRAIQMSPWVYDALKEQQTITYGRSDYVFCAHTGEPLDYNNVNKRVWHPTLKILGLKKRNAYQTRHTAATLWLAAGESPEWIASQMGHSTTKMLFNTYSRYVPNMTRQDGSAFEALVNRSQIAQVSTDKETSQ
- the cas1f gene encoding type I-F CRISPR-associated endonuclease Cas1f encodes the protein MAKSTNPYTNNSFDSSDLKTILHSKRANIYYLSHCRVMQKDGRILYLTEEDKANLFYNIPIANTTSLLLGTGTSITQAAMRLLSQAGVLVGFCGGGGSPLFMGAEREIFIEWMTPQSEYRPTEYIQGWMSWWWDDDKRLAAAKLLQHARLAYLQTIWSKDSELKRHGFDSSRDEIRDLIENNVRQINQQMEVMHLLQLEARLTKNLYKLAAKNTGYDGFTREHEGIDKANGFLNHGNYLAYGLGATTAWTLGIPHGFAVMHGKTRRGALVFDIADIIKDALVLPLAFICASENLSEQEFRQECLNMFTKHKALDYQFEVVKQIAMTKDWSV